In Streptantibioticus cattleyicolor NRRL 8057 = DSM 46488, a genomic segment contains:
- a CDS encoding ABC transporter ATP-binding protein yields MPSTPAVELVGLVKRYGDKVAVDGLDLSVAPGTLTAVLGPNGAGKTTTVETCEGYRRPDAGTVRVLGLDPVAESAALRPRIGVMLQSGGVYPGARAEEMLRHTARLHAHPLDPAMLIERLGLDGCGRTPYRRLSGGQQQRLALAMAVVGRPELVFLDEPTAGLDPQARRATWELVRELRADGVTVVLTTHFMDEAEQLADQVAIIDGGRVIAEGTPEELCRGGAEGTLRFTGRPGLDLVSLLNALPADSSAAEPAPGSYRVEGKIDPQLLATVTSWCAQHGVMPDRIAVERRTLEDVFLELTGKELRS; encoded by the coding sequence ATGCCAAGCACCCCCGCGGTCGAGCTCGTCGGCCTGGTCAAGCGGTACGGGGACAAGGTCGCGGTCGACGGGCTGGATCTGTCCGTCGCCCCCGGCACGCTGACCGCCGTACTCGGCCCCAACGGCGCCGGAAAGACCACCACCGTCGAGACCTGCGAGGGGTACCGCCGCCCCGACGCCGGTACGGTCCGGGTCCTCGGGCTCGACCCGGTGGCCGAGTCGGCGGCGCTGCGCCCGCGGATCGGGGTGATGCTCCAGTCCGGCGGCGTCTACCCGGGCGCCCGGGCCGAGGAGATGCTGCGCCACACCGCGCGGCTGCACGCCCATCCGCTGGATCCGGCGATGCTGATCGAACGGCTGGGCCTGGACGGCTGCGGGCGCACCCCGTACCGGCGGCTCTCCGGCGGGCAGCAGCAGCGCCTCGCGCTGGCCATGGCGGTGGTGGGCCGCCCCGAGCTGGTCTTCCTCGACGAGCCCACCGCGGGGCTGGACCCGCAGGCCCGCCGGGCCACCTGGGAACTCGTCCGCGAGCTGCGGGCGGACGGCGTGACCGTCGTGCTGACCACGCACTTCATGGACGAGGCGGAACAGCTCGCGGACCAGGTGGCGATCATCGACGGCGGCCGGGTGATCGCCGAGGGCACCCCGGAGGAGCTGTGCCGCGGCGGCGCCGAGGGCACGCTGCGGTTCACCGGCCGCCCCGGGCTCGACCTGGTCTCGCTGCTCAACGCGCTGCCCGCGGACAGCTCGGCGGCCGAGCCGGCCCCGGGCAGCTACCGGGTGGAGGGCAAGATCGATCCGCAGCTGCTGGCCACCGTCACCTCCTGGTGCGCCCAGCACGGCGTCATGCCCGACCGGATCGCGGTGGAGCGCCGCACGCTGGAGGACGTCTTCCTGGAGCTGACCGGCAAGGAGCTGCGTTCGTGA